TCTTCGGTCCGGCGCAGGATGGCGGATACTACCTTTTGGGGTTGCGAAAACCGGTGCCGCAGTTGTTCCGGGGGATTCCGTGGTCGACGGATCAAGTCCTTGCCCGCAGCGATCAACAGGCTGCGGAAGCCGGCGTCAGCCGTGCCAGGGTACCGGTCTGGAGGGATGTCGATACCCTCGACGACTTGAACATCTTGATTGATGACGCCGCAGCGGACCGGAAACGCCCCAAGGGGGAGCAACTCTTTTCATCGCGGACCGCGGGCGCACTCGAGTTGACCGGCAAACGCCTGCGCGAACGACGCACGTAGGACAGAGAAAGGACTCACCACCATGGACCAAAATGTCGCCTTGATCACGGGAGGTGCCAAGGGCATCGGACGGGCGATCGCGCTCGACCTGGCGGCGCAAGGGTGGTCCATCGCCATTTGCTACCGTACAAGCGCGCATGCGGCGGCGGAGACGAGTGCGGCGATCGTGGCCCGCGGTGGCCGCGCCCTCTCCTTACAAAGCGACGTGTCCGATCCTGAAGCGGCGCGCGGACTGGTCCGACGAGTCGAACAGGAATGGGGACATATCGACGCGTTGATCAACGGCGCAGGCCCCTATCATCGCATCAATCTGTTCGAAGAAAGCGTAGAAGGCTGGCGGGAGATGTTCGACGGAAACCTGCATCCGATTTTTTATCTCGGACAGGCGGTCGTACCGGGGATGAAGGCACGCAAACGTGGGCGCATCATCAATTTCAGCATGGCCAACGCCGACCAGATGGTTTCCCAGCCGGATGTCACCGCGCATTACATTGCGAAGGCGGGCGTGTTGATCCTGACCCGCACGCTTGCCAAGCTCCTGGCTCCGCACGGCATCACGGTCAATGCCATCTCGCCTGGCTTCATTGATTCCGGCAGCGCTCCGGCTGAAGAACTGGCAGGGGTGGTCAAACGCATTCCGGCAGGCTACTTGGGCACGGTAGAGGACACGGTGCACGCAGTCCGGTATCTGCTCTCCGACGAGGCTCGCTACGTCAACGGGGCCAACATCCAGATCAGCGGCGCCTGGGGCCTTTAGCCCACCTCACCCACTCAGCTGGCGCCGAACGCCTTTTTCAGCAACGGCTCCACTTCTCCTTTGGCTTCCATCGGATCCAAGATGTCCGTATCGCCGTAAAATTGCCCGTCGATGAAGACCTTCGGCAGGGTGGGCCAATTCGTCATCTTTGTCAGGGCCTCCCGCTTCGCCGGCTGCGAGAGGACGTCGATCACCTCATACGGATACCCGTATTTATTGAAAAACTGCATCGTCTCACGGGTAAAGCCGCACATGGGCATGGTCTTGGTGCCCTTCCCGTAGATGAGGATTTTATGGGCTTTCACTTCCTTGTGGATTTCCTCTTCGATAGGATCCGCCATGGCATCCTCCTGCGTTATGCTTCGTCCTTTGTCTTGGCCGTTATCTCCAGCGCATGAATACGCCCATCCTTCATGGGCGCTGCCAGGGACTGATAGACCAACCGATGCCGGTCGAGCAAATTCATCCCCTTGAAGCGGTCCGAGACGATGCGGACGATCAAATGGTCTTGCGTGCCTGTCTTATCGATCACCGTCACAGCGGCATCCGGCAAGGTTTCACGGACGATACTCGTGACTGATTCCGCACTAATCATAATCGTGAAGCTACCATAGCGCAGGAAAGGCCCGTGAGGCAATTCCCCCCG
This Nitrospiraceae bacterium DNA region includes the following protein-coding sequences:
- a CDS encoding glutaredoxin, which codes for MADPIEEEIHKEVKAHKILIYGKGTKTMPMCGFTRETMQFFNKYGYPYEVIDVLSQPAKREALTKMTNWPTLPKVFIDGQFYGDTDILDPMEAKGEVEPLLKKAFGAS
- a CDS encoding BolA family transcriptional regulator, giving the protein MISAESVTSIVRETLPDAAVTVIDKTGTQDHLIVRIVSDRFKGMNLLDRHRLVYQSLAAPMKDGRIHALEITAKTKDEA
- a CDS encoding SDR family oxidoreductase; the protein is MDQNVALITGGAKGIGRAIALDLAAQGWSIAICYRTSAHAAAETSAAIVARGGRALSLQSDVSDPEAARGLVRRVEQEWGHIDALINGAGPYHRINLFEESVEGWREMFDGNLHPIFYLGQAVVPGMKARKRGRIINFSMANADQMVSQPDVTAHYIAKAGVLILTRTLAKLLAPHGITVNAISPGFIDSGSAPAEELAGVVKRIPAGYLGTVEDTVHAVRYLLSDEARYVNGANIQISGAWGL